GGGAAGAATAAAATGGATCACTTAGATAGATTGGAAGCAGAAAGCATATACATTTTGAGAGAGGCTTATAGCAAATTTAGCAAGATAGCAATGCTCTGGTCAATAGGAAAAGATTCGACAGTGCTTTTGTGGCTCACTAAAAAAGCATTTTTTGGACATTGCCCGTTTCCACTGATTCATATAGATACCACATATAAAATTCCGGAAATGATAAAGTACAGGGATAAATTAGCAAAAGAGTACAACCTTGATTTAATTGTTCACATAAATGAAGAAGCACTAAAACAAGGGATGGGTCCTGAAAAGGGAAGGCTTGTTTGCTGCAAAGCACTAAAGACAGATGCACTTCAGCAGGTGATTAATAAATACAAATTTGAAGCTTTAATACTTGGCATAAGAAGAGACGAAGAAGGTTCAAGGTCAAAAGAGAGGTTCTTTAGCTTAAGAAACGAAGATTCAGAATGGGACTATACAAATCAACCACCTGAGTTTTGGAACCAGTTTAATACAGATTTTCCTAAAGAAAGCCATGTGAGAGTTCATCCTTTGCTTAGCTGGACAGAAATTGATATTTGGATGTACATCAAACGTGAAAACATCCCAGTTATTGACCTGTACTTTGCTAAAAATGGAAAAAGATACAGAAGCCTTGGTTGTGCACCGTGCACATTCCCTGTTGAGTCAAATGCAACAACAATTGATGAGATAATTGAAGAGCTAAAAAACACCAAGGTAAACGAAAGAGCAGGACGAGCTCAAGACCAAGAAGATGCGTATGCAATGCAAAAACTGAGAAAAGAAGGATACATGTAATGCTATGTACAAGGAGGTATTTGAAGTTATGACAGCAAGAGAACTGCTCAAGATAGTAGTAGTAGGTCATGTTGACCATGGTAAATCAACAATAATTGGAAGACTTTTGTATGATACTAAATCTGTCCCAGAGACTGCAATAGAAAGAGTAAAGAGAATAAGTAAAGAAAAGGGCAGACCCTTTGAATATGCTTATCTTTTAGATGCATTAGAAGAAGAACAAAAACAAGGAATTACAATTGATACAACCCAGATAAAATTTTCAACCCCAAAGAGAGACTATTTAATTATAGATGCTCCCGGACACAAGGAATTTCTCAAAAACATGGTTTCAGGTGCTGCAAATGCAGAAGCAGGACTTCTTGTTATTGACGCTACTGAAGGTGTGCAGGAACAATCTAAAAGACATGCATATATTCTATCGCTTTTGGGTATCCAAAAGGTATATGTTATAGTTAATAAAATGGATATGATAGGTTTTTCAGAGGAAAAGTTCAAAGAAATCAAATATGAAATCTCAACCTTTTTGGACAAGCTCAATGTATATCCCCAAAAGTACATTCCAGTGTCAGGCTTTTTAGGAGAGAACATAACAAGAAAGTCTGATAAAATGCCATGGTATAAGGGTGAGACTCTACTTCAGGCTTTGGACCTTTTTGAGAAAGACAAAGAATTGGAAGATAGACTCTTAAGATTTCCTATACAGGATGTGTATAAATTTGACCACAGGAGGATAATTGCTGGCAGACTTGAATCTGGAAGGCTAAAAGTGGGAGATGAAATAAAAATCCTGCCAGAAGGAAAGGTTAGCAAAGTCAAATCGATTGAATTTTGGCCAGAAAATAATAAAAAGGATGAAGTAGTGGCAGGAATGTCTATTGGAATTACTATTGAAGATGAGTTCTTTAACAAAAGAGGAGAAGTTATTGTTCACAAAAACGATGATACTTTATATGTTTCAGATACATTCAGGGCAAATTTGTTTTGGCTTGGAAAAAGAAATCTTGAGAAGAATAAAACATATAAACTAAAGCTTGTTACACAAGAGACAGAATGTGAAATTGTTTCTATAGACAAAGTTATAGATGCGACAACTCTTGAGACAGTAGAAAATGCTCTTGATGTTCAAACAAACGATGTTGCAGAAGTGACTATAAAAACTAAGGAAAAGATTTGCTTTGATGAATTTAAAGTAAATCCTACAACAGGTAGGTTTGTTTTAGTAGACGAGTATGATGTCTCTGGCGGTGGCATCATATCAGGCTTAGCTAACCTAAAAGAAGAGGCAACTAAATTTGTAAAAGATGACAAAGAGATGATAGTTCATTGCTTTGATGAATATTATTATTCATTGTCTGAAGGTCTTATTAGAAAACATCCTAAGTACAAAAGAACATTTAAAGTAGGAGATGCTGTTCCTATTGATGGTGAAACTTATTCTTACCCTGAAAGTTTTGATGTCATTGATATAAATGGTAAACTTGTTGCAAAAATTAGAAAAGGCCAATTAAGCGACTTAGTAAATATTGATCAGTATATTTACAGTAAACTTCCAATTATAACAGCAGATGGATTTTACTTGAAAGTGAACTCAATTGATGAATTTGAGGATTTTAAGAATGAATTAGTTCAATTACAAAAGAACGATAACTTTCTTTTAGCCATGTTTGCTAACAAGTGGTATGATATATCTGCAAATAGAAATTTCAAATTTACAGTCTGAAGTTATTATTTGCATTATTTTGAAACATACAAAAATTAAATATTCAAAAATGAAACTTTGCAAAAAATTAAAAAATTATTCTGTCCAGCCCTCAAGAGAATTGCACAAAGATTTGCAAACATGATAAAATTTCTCTTGAGGGCAATTCATCATAAACAACAATATATATCAAATATTTCGTATGAACATTTTTATAGTCCAAAAACCTTCGGAGATGATGTTTTGTGCTATGGGTCATTGGAATCAATCACAAAGTAGAAGTTGATATCAGACAAAAATTCTCTTTGATAAAGACCAAGCTGCAAGAAAAGCTAATTAGCTTAAAAAAATTAGCAAATGAAGTCATAATTCTCAGTACCTGCAACAGAACAGAAATCTACTTCTTTTCAGAAGAGTATGTGGACATAGAAAAAATATTCACTGAACTTGACTGGGATAAGAGATATATGCATTTATTTTATATTTACAAAGACAAAGATTGTATAAAACACCTATTTGAGGTTGTATGTGGTTTTGATTCTCTTTTAATTGGTGAAGATCAAATCGTTGCTCAGGTAAAAGAAGCAAAAGAGATTTCAAAGCTGGTGGGCGGTAAAAATCCAGTCCTTGAAAGGCTTTTTGAGGTTGCTTTAAAATGTTCAAAGGAATTTCGAACAAAAGCAAGGTTAAACGAGCATCCCATCACCATCGCATCAGTTGTTGGAAAGGTTTTGAAAGAATCAAATATCAGAAAAATTGCTATCATTGGACTGGGAAATATTGGAATTTTATTTTGCAACTACTTTAAAAATTCAGATGTCGACAAAGTGTTTTTGATAGGACGAAAAAATGAAAAAATTGACCAATTCGTTAAGCTAAATCCTGAAAAGTTTAGGTATTATGATAAAAAGAAGACAATCTTAGAAGCCCAATGTCTAATATGTTCAACATCTGCTCCACATTCAGTTGTCCACAAAGATGATATACCAGAGGGAAAAAATCTGCTCATATTTGACCTTGCTGTGCCAAGAGATGTGGATGTTGAGGTGTATGAACTTCCGAACGTTAAAGTGATTGATATAGACCAAGTCCATAAGATAGATACTATTAACAGGGAATTTAGGATTTCCAAGATGCAAGAGAACTACCATATAATTGATAAATATGTTGATGAATTTATTGATTGGCTTGAGTTTAGGCAGTACAGAAACTTGATTATGGAGATGAAAAGACACGCAGAGCAGCTGTGCAAAGCACAGGTGAAGTATATTAAGAATGTTGATAGCAGAGAAAGAAAAGAGGTTGAAAGGCTTTTGATAAGGATGGCAAATTTATATATTGACAGGGCAATTGAGGTTTTAAGAGAGGCACACAAAGAGGGAAGTGGTGAAATTTGCTCAAACCTGATAAAGAGGATATTCTTGAAATAGATTCAGGCTTTGAAAATCTCATGCATATTGGACTTGTAGCAAATAACATTAAGGTGGGGGTTATAGGTGCAGGAAAAGCTTCTTTGATAAAAACCAAAACATTTCTAAAAGCTGGCTGCGAGGTTGAAGTTTTGTCGCCAAGGTTTGATATAGGCTTCAGAGAGTTGAAAAGTGGATATCTAAAACTCAAAAGAGGGAAATTTCGCAAAAGTTTTTTAAAGGATAAGCACATAGTTGTAATTGGGGTGTCAAACAGAAAGCTTGAAAAAAGAATTATCTGGCACTGCAAAAGACTGAATAAATTATATCTGGTGTGTTCAGATTATAAGCTTGGAAACTTAAGGCTTGGTGCCCAAAAAAGAACTGATGAATTTGTTTTTAGCTTGTCAATAAATAGGGGAAATCCGAAACTTTCAAAATATCTTACACAGAAAGTTCTCAATTTTCTTCAAAGTTTTACTATGTTCTGCAAATGGGCAACTGATTTGAGAGAAAAATTAAAGCATCATCCACAAAAAGACCAGATATTAGAATTTGTCTGTTCAGATGACTTTTATCAAAAAATTAAGCAAGAAGACTCCATCTTCTACAAGATGGAGATGAATTGCTAGAAATATGATATAATATTCCTCAGGTGATTAAAATGTACAAAACACAGAAAAATCATATAAGATGTGATAAACAAACATACAGACTGCTACGTCAGCTTTGCCACTTCTCAAAAAACTTGTATAACTATGCTCTGTACCATATAAGGCAACACTACTTTAAAACTCAGGAATATTTGAGATATGAGAGTGTATATCATCTTGTGAAAGGCAACGAAAACTACAGACTTTTGCCATCACAGGTTGCCCAGCAAACACTTATCTCAGTGGATGAAGCTTTTAAATCTTTTCTAAGTCTTTTGAAAGCAAAAAAAGAAGGGAAGGTAAAAGAAAAAGTTTCAATGCCCAAATACCTGCCGAAGGATGGGATGTATCAGATAGTTTTTCCGAAAGATCAGTTCAAGACAGAAGGAAAAAAAGTACGATTGAGTTTTGGCAGGGGTTTTGCAAAAGAGTTTGGGGTAAAGTACCTGTATTTTGACCTGCCAGCTACGGTTTTAGGTAAGAAAATTAGGGAAGTCAGGATAGTGCCAAGGCTGGGTGGTAGATGGTTTGAGATTGAGTATGTGTATGAAGATAAGCAGCAGCCAAGAATTTTTGATTTGAGCAGGTATTTAGGGGTAGACTTAGGGCTTGACAATTTTGCAGCGGTGGTTGATACCATCGGGACTGCCTTTTTGATAGAAGGCAGGTTTTTAAAATCAGTCAACCGATGGTACAACAAAGAAAGGGCAAGACTTCAGTCAATCTACAGCAAGCAGGGGATAAAATGTGGCAGAAGACTTGCTCAGATTTCTCTTGAAAGGCAGCATGTAATTGACAACTTTTTGAATCAAGCCGTAAGTTTGATAATCAAGCACTGTTTGAACAATCAGATAGGTGCAGTAGTTGTTGGCAGGATGAAAGGTATAAAGCAGGGGATAGAGCTTGGTGTTGTAAACAATCAAAATTTTGTGGGGATACCATATGACAAGTTCAAGAGGAAGCTAAAATCAAAGTGCATGTATTATGGTATAAGGTATATGGAAGTGGATGAGGGTTATACATCACAAAGATGTAGCAGATGTGGGCATGTTAGCAAAAGTAGCAGGAGATACAGGGGATTGTATGTATGCAGAAAGTGTGGGTATGTAATAAATGCGGATATAAATGGAGCGATAAACATAGTTGCAAAGGTAGCTGGTGAGTCTGTGGTGAAGCAGATAACCAGTAGTGGGTGTGTGAACCACCCTGTGAGAATAAGGGTAGCTTGAGATGCTGCCAAACTTCTTGCGAAGCCACCACCTCTTTAGGTGGATGGTAGTTCACTATTTTTTCAAAAAAGGGTATGCAAATAAAGTTATAAAGTTATTTTATGAAGATGTTTAAAAATTTTGAGGTGAAAAAAGTGAAAAAACTTAGGATTGGTGCAAGGGACAGCAAACTTAGCAGAATTCAAGTTGATATTGTAGCAAGAAAAATCAAGCAAACCTTAGGTATTGAATGTGAATTTGTTCCTATAAAGACAAAAGGAGATATTGATAAAACAAAAAGCTTAAAAGATTTTCAAAGCCCCGGTGTATTTGTAAAGGAGATTGAACTTGCACTTTTATCAAGGGAAATAGACTTAGCTGTCCACAGCCTAAAGGACCTGCCTTGTGAAATGGATAGTAATTTTGATATTGTTGCAGTTGTCGAAAGAGAGGACCCCAGAGATGTGCTTGTGTCAAAAGATGGTGTGGGATTCTACCAGCTAAAACCAAACGCAAAAATTGGAACAAGTAGTTTAAGAAGAGAGGTACATTTAAAAAATTTAAGAGAAGATATACAGGTTGTTAATATAAGAGGAAATATAGAAACGCGACTTTCAAAGATTGAGTCAGAAGGGCTTGATGGAGTTGTGCTTGCTTATGCTGCATTAAAACGACTAAATTTAGATTCTCATGTGAGTTATGTTTTCGATATAAATGAAATTACACCTTGCCCTGGTCAGGGGGCAATATGCATTGAATGCCTTGAAGATAGTCCCTATAAAAGCATCTTAAGCAAAATAAACGATGTTAATGCATATATCCAAACCCAATTTGAAAGGCTTGTTTTAAAGCTTTTGGGAGGAGGATGTCATTCGTCGATTGGCGTTTTTTGTAAAACAGACCAGGACAAAATTTATGCATTTGCTTCCCTTTTAAGAGGTGATAAATTAGTAAAAGCAAGTATTGAGGGTGACAAAGCTGACTTTTTGTCTCTTGCAAATAAGCTAAGTAATATGCTCAAAAGTTAGCTTTTTGTTCCCATATGAAATTAGATTGCCCAAGAAGGAGTTGTATATATTGAAAGTTGGAAAAGTATATATTGTTGGTGCCGGTCCGTACATGGAGGACTTGATAACAGTAAAGGGTCTGAATGCTATAAAAACTGCTGATGTAATAATTTACGACAGGTTAATAAACAAAAATTTGTTGAAGCTTGCAAAAGATGATGCAATTTATATCTACTGTGGTAAAGAACCAAAAAAACATGTACTTTCTCAGGACAGAATTACAAACTTAATGATAGAATATGCAAAAAAAGGTTTTAATGTTGTTCGGCTAAAAGGTGGAGACCCATATATATTTGGAAGGGGAGCAGAAGAGGCAGAAAAACTATTTAAAAATAACATACCTTTTGAAATTATTCCTGGTGTTAGTTCATTTTACTCTGCTTTAACCTTTGCGGGTATTCCAATCACGTATAGAAAGCTTGCACGTGAATTTCATGTGTTTACTGGGCACACGTGCAACGATGAAGAGCTGAATTGGAACATAATTTCTAAACTTGATGGCACTTTAATATTTCTCATGTCTGCCGAAAATGTTGAAAGTATCTCACAAAAACTGATTTTACACGGCAAACAACCTAAAACCCTTGCTGCAGCAGTAATTAATGCAACAACTGGTCGGCAAAAAGTAATTAGCGGGTATTTAGAAGACTTTGCAACTGGAAAGTTTAAAAATCAAATTACATCGCCGATGGTATTTGTAATAGGTGAGGTTATAAAATTTAGAAATAAGCTTTCTTTTCATGAGAGTTTGCCTTTATTTGGTAAGAGAATTTGTATCACACGTCCAAAAAGTGTCTCAAGGAATATAAAAAGTTTGCTATTCAGTCTTGGTGCGGACGTTGTTGATGGTTGCTGCTCAAAACTGGTCCTCCATAGGGAGGAGATTGATAAAATTTTAAACTCTTTGCCAGAGTATGATATATTAGTGTTTACAAGTGTAAATGGTGTTGATAGTTTTTTTGACTACTTGACTGAAAAAAATATAGATGTGAGAAATATTAAAGGTGACTTTGCTGCAATAGGGAAAAAAACTGCACTTTCACTCCAAAAGAGAGGATTTGGGGTAAAATATATTCCAGATGAACATTCATCAGATGGCTTAATCAAGATTTTCGAGAATGAAGTTGATAAAAGCAAAAAGATATTGACTGTGCAGTC
The sequence above is drawn from the Caldicellulosiruptor bescii DSM 6725 genome and encodes:
- a CDS encoding NAD(P)-dependent oxidoreductase, translating into MLKPDKEDILEIDSGFENLMHIGLVANNIKVGVIGAGKASLIKTKTFLKAGCEVEVLSPRFDIGFRELKSGYLKLKRGKFRKSFLKDKHIVVIGVSNRKLEKRIIWHCKRLNKLYLVCSDYKLGNLRLGAQKRTDEFVFSLSINRGNPKLSKYLTQKVLNFLQSFTMFCKWATDLREKLKHHPQKDQILEFVCSDDFYQKIKQEDSIFYKMEMNC
- a CDS encoding sulfate adenylyltransferase subunit 1, which codes for MTARELLKIVVVGHVDHGKSTIIGRLLYDTKSVPETAIERVKRISKEKGRPFEYAYLLDALEEEQKQGITIDTTQIKFSTPKRDYLIIDAPGHKEFLKNMVSGAANAEAGLLVIDATEGVQEQSKRHAYILSLLGIQKVYVIVNKMDMIGFSEEKFKEIKYEISTFLDKLNVYPQKYIPVSGFLGENITRKSDKMPWYKGETLLQALDLFEKDKELEDRLLRFPIQDVYKFDHRRIIAGRLESGRLKVGDEIKILPEGKVSKVKSIEFWPENNKKDEVVAGMSIGITIEDEFFNKRGEVIVHKNDDTLYVSDTFRANLFWLGKRNLEKNKTYKLKLVTQETECEIVSIDKVIDATTLETVENALDVQTNDVAEVTIKTKEKICFDEFKVNPTTGRFVLVDEYDVSGGGIISGLANLKEEATKFVKDDKEMIVHCFDEYYYSLSEGLIRKHPKYKRTFKVGDAVPIDGETYSYPESFDVIDINGKLVAKIRKGQLSDLVNIDQYIYSKLPIITADGFYLKVNSIDEFEDFKNELVQLQKNDNFLLAMFANKWYDISANRNFKFTV
- the hemC gene encoding hydroxymethylbilane synthase; the encoded protein is MKKLRIGARDSKLSRIQVDIVARKIKQTLGIECEFVPIKTKGDIDKTKSLKDFQSPGVFVKEIELALLSREIDLAVHSLKDLPCEMDSNFDIVAVVEREDPRDVLVSKDGVGFYQLKPNAKIGTSSLRREVHLKNLREDIQVVNIRGNIETRLSKIESEGLDGVVLAYAALKRLNLDSHVSYVFDINEITPCPGQGAICIECLEDSPYKSILSKINDVNAYIQTQFERLVLKLLGGGCHSSIGVFCKTDQDKIYAFASLLRGDKLVKASIEGDKADFLSLANKLSNMLKS
- the cysD gene encoding sulfate adenylyltransferase subunit CysD, encoding MDHLDRLEAESIYILREAYSKFSKIAMLWSIGKDSTVLLWLTKKAFFGHCPFPLIHIDTTYKIPEMIKYRDKLAKEYNLDLIVHINEEALKQGMGPEKGRLVCCKALKTDALQQVINKYKFEALILGIRRDEEGSRSKERFFSLRNEDSEWDYTNQPPEFWNQFNTDFPKESHVRVHPLLSWTEIDIWMYIKRENIPVIDLYFAKNGKRYRSLGCAPCTFPVESNATTIDEIIEELKNTKVNERAGRAQDQEDAYAMQKLRKEGYM
- a CDS encoding RNA-guided endonuclease InsQ/TnpB family protein, producing the protein MYKTQKNHIRCDKQTYRLLRQLCHFSKNLYNYALYHIRQHYFKTQEYLRYESVYHLVKGNENYRLLPSQVAQQTLISVDEAFKSFLSLLKAKKEGKVKEKVSMPKYLPKDGMYQIVFPKDQFKTEGKKVRLSFGRGFAKEFGVKYLYFDLPATVLGKKIREVRIVPRLGGRWFEIEYVYEDKQQPRIFDLSRYLGVDLGLDNFAAVVDTIGTAFLIEGRFLKSVNRWYNKERARLQSIYSKQGIKCGRRLAQISLERQHVIDNFLNQAVSLIIKHCLNNQIGAVVVGRMKGIKQGIELGVVNNQNFVGIPYDKFKRKLKSKCMYYGIRYMEVDEGYTSQRCSRCGHVSKSSRRYRGLYVCRKCGYVINADINGAINIVAKVAGESVVKQITSSGCVNHPVRIRVA
- the hemA gene encoding glutamyl-tRNA reductase; the encoded protein is MLWVIGINHKVEVDIRQKFSLIKTKLQEKLISLKKLANEVIILSTCNRTEIYFFSEEYVDIEKIFTELDWDKRYMHLFYIYKDKDCIKHLFEVVCGFDSLLIGEDQIVAQVKEAKEISKLVGGKNPVLERLFEVALKCSKEFRTKARLNEHPITIASVVGKVLKESNIRKIAIIGLGNIGILFCNYFKNSDVDKVFLIGRKNEKIDQFVKLNPEKFRYYDKKKTILEAQCLICSTSAPHSVVHKDDIPEGKNLLIFDLAVPRDVDVEVYELPNVKVIDIDQVHKIDTINREFRISKMQENYHIIDKYVDEFIDWLEFRQYRNLIMEMKRHAEQLCKAQVKYIKNVDSRERKEVERLLIRMANLYIDRAIEVLREAHKEGSGEICSNLIKRIFLK
- the cobA gene encoding uroporphyrinogen-III C-methyltransferase, yielding MKVGKVYIVGAGPYMEDLITVKGLNAIKTADVIIYDRLINKNLLKLAKDDAIYIYCGKEPKKHVLSQDRITNLMIEYAKKGFNVVRLKGGDPYIFGRGAEEAEKLFKNNIPFEIIPGVSSFYSALTFAGIPITYRKLAREFHVFTGHTCNDEELNWNIISKLDGTLIFLMSAENVESISQKLILHGKQPKTLAAAVINATTGRQKVISGYLEDFATGKFKNQITSPMVFVIGEVIKFRNKLSFHESLPLFGKRICITRPKSVSRNIKSLLFSLGADVVDGCCSKLVLHREEIDKILNSLPEYDILVFTSVNGVDSFFDYLTEKNIDVRNIKGDFAAIGKKTALSLQKRGFGVKYIPDEHSSDGLIKIFENEVDKSKKILTVQSKNAGDYLKNSLESLGFEVDTIFAYSMEFTKNPNDAVYDSDIFVFTSSGMFRHFIECYGVEVLSNKIVISIGEHTQKTLESFGIKSIISNEATDEGIVNKILEVVKNGV